The Muntiacus reevesi chromosome 10, mMunRee1.1, whole genome shotgun sequence genome has a segment encoding these proteins:
- the PHYHIP gene encoding phytanoyl-CoA hydroxylase-interacting protein, with translation MELLSTPHSIEVNNITCDSFRISWAMENSDLERVTHYFIDLNKKENKNSNKFKHRDVPTKLVAKAVPLPMTVRGHWFLSPRTEYSVAVQTAVKQSDGEYLVSGWSETVEFCTGDYAKEHLAQLQEKAEQIAGRMLRFSVFYRNHHKEYFQHARTHCGNMLQPYLKDNSGSHGSPTSGMLHGVFFSCNTEFNTGQPPQDSPYGRWRFQIPAQRLFNPSTNLYFADFYCMYTAYHYAILVLAPKGSLGDRFCRDRLPLLDIACNKFLTCSVEDGELVFRHAQDLILEIIYTEPVDLSLGTLGEISGHQLMSLSTADAKKDPSCKTCNISVGR, from the exons ATGGAGCTGCTGTCCACGCCCCACAGCATCGAGGTCAACAATATCACCTGCGACTCATTCCGCATCTCCTGGGCCATGGAGAACAGCGACCTGGAGAGGGTCACCCACTACTTCATCGACCTGAACAAGAAGGAGAATAAGAACTCCAACAAGTTCAAGCACCGG GATGTCCCCACCAAGCTTGTTGCCAAGGCTGTGCCACTGCCCATGACAGTGAGGGGCCACTGGTTCCTGAGTCCCCGCACCGAGTACAGCGTGGCGGTGCAGACTGCCGTGAAGCAGAGCGACGGCGAGTACCTGGTGTCTGGCTGGAGCGAGACGGTCGAGTTCTGCACTGGGG ATTATGCCAAGGAGCACCTGGCCCAGCTACAGGAGAAGGCTGAGCAGATCGCAGGCCGCATGCTCCGCTTCTCCGTCTTCTACCGCAACCATCACAAGGAGTACTTCCAGCATGCCAG GACCCACTGCGGGAACATGCTGCAACCCTACCTGAAGGACAACAGCGGCAGCCACGGCTCCCCGACCAGCGGCATGCTCCACGGCGTCTTCTTCAGCTGCAACACAGAATTCAACACCGGCCAGCCCCCGCAGGACTCCCCCTACGGCCGCTGGCGCTTCCAGATCCCCGCCCAGCGCCTCTTCAACCCCAGCACCAACCTCTACTTTGCGGACTTCTACTGTATGTACACGGCCTACCACTACGCCATCCTGGTACTGGCCCCCAAGGGTTCCCTGGGGGACCGCTTCTGCCGCGACCGTCTGCCTCTCCTGGACATTGCCTGCAACAAGTTCCTGACCTGCAGCGTGGAGGACGGGGAGCTGGTCTTCCGCCATGCCCAGGACCTCATCCTGGAGATCATCTACACCGAGCCGGTCGACCTGTCCCTGGGCACCCTGGGGGAGATCAGCGGGCACCAGCTGATGAGCCTGTCTACCGCCGACGCCAAGAAGGACCCCAGCTGCAAGACCTGCAACATCAGCGTGGGCCGCTAG